A single region of the Silene latifolia isolate original U9 population chromosome 8, ASM4854445v1, whole genome shotgun sequence genome encodes:
- the LOC141596554 gene encoding flavanone 3-dioxygenase 2-like, whose translation MGELFAPIFNLASPYDSPSAHRILVNQVMEACQTGGMFEVQNHGVSNVVLANAMTSAKEFFELPEEELRPLTGILNSKCMLYTSSYAHALGMAEPPLYWRDALQLNLNTEIIADGWPTLPQSFRPNVLEFATSVELLEKRLLRIISEGLGLHENYFDGGLCRAPHIIVDTYPKCREPTRAIGMPMHCDPGVLTISLLGDVLGTQIYQNGEWFRVVPDMNSLLVTVGHQLQVISNGAFKAPIHRETVNSDRVRTTISRVSEPAGDYVVGPATELITTTNPPKYKSFKYEEYLEHHVLDYKNTCSILERYYMSS comes from the exons ATGGGCGAATTATTTGCACCGATTTTTAATTTAGCTTCACCATACGATAGTCCTTCTGCTCACCGAATCCTTGTTAACCAAGTTATGGAAGCATGTCAAACTGGTGGCATGTTTGAG GTTCAAAATCATGGGGTATCCAATGTTGTACTGGCAAATGCAATGACTTCGGCAAAGGAATTCTTCGAGTTACCAGAAGAAGAATTGCGTCCGCTTACCGGAATACTAAATTCAAAGTGCATGCTTTATACGAGCAGTTACGCTCATGCTCTTGGTATGGCCGAACCTCCTCTTTACTGGAGAGACGCTCTCCAACTTAACTTGAACACCGAAATAATAGCAGATGGTTGGCCTACTCTACCACAGAGCTTCCG GCCTAATGTTTTGGAATTCGCTACGAGTGTCGAATTACTTGAAAAAAGACTACTACGTATAATAAGTGAAGGTCTTGGCCTCCATGAAAACTATTTTGACGGAGGATTATGTCGGGCTCCCCATATTATCGTAGACACGTATCCAAAGTGTCGGGAACCGACACGGGCAATTGGAATGCCAATGCATTGTGACCCTGGTGTTCTTACCATATCATTACTAGGGGATGTCCTCGGTACACAAATTTATCAAAACGGGGAATGGTTCCGAGTGGTGCCAGACATGAACAGTTTACTTGTTACCGTGGGTCATCAACTGCAG GTAATAAGCAACGGGGCATTCAAAGCCCCGATACACAGAGAGACAGTTAATTCCGACAGGGTTCGGACAACTATCTCTCGAGTATCAGAGCCGGCTGGTGACTATGTTGTTGGACCAGCAACAGAACTTATTACAACAACAAATCCTCCTAAATATAAGAGTTTCAAGTATGAAGAGTATCTTGAGCATCACGTCCTCGACTACAAAAATACCTGCTCAATTTTAGAACGTTATTATATGAGCTCTTAA